A stretch of Corynebacterium timonense DNA encodes these proteins:
- a CDS encoding PspA/IM30 family protein, translating into MANPFSKFWNYLMAFFDNKIEENADPKVQIEQAIGEAQRQHQALSQQAAAVIGNQRQLEMQLNRRLEEVEKLQANTRQALQLADKARSDGDAQKAQEYENAAEAFAAQLVTAEQSIEDTKSLHDQALQQAAQAKQAVERNAAHLQQQVAERSKLLSQLEQAKMQEKVSETMQSMNSLTSSTPNLDQVREKIERRYANALGQAELAQNSVQGRMAEVEQAGIQMAGHGRLEQIRAEMAGELSSGAKPAIEQGQSSDGQSGEAVQVSDDAVAQRMRELRGE; encoded by the coding sequence ATGGCGAACCCATTTAGCAAGTTCTGGAACTACCTCATGGCGTTCTTCGATAACAAGATCGAGGAAAACGCCGACCCCAAGGTCCAGATTGAGCAGGCGATCGGAGAGGCGCAGCGCCAGCACCAGGCCCTGTCTCAGCAGGCGGCGGCCGTCATCGGCAATCAGCGCCAGCTGGAGATGCAACTGAACCGCCGCCTGGAAGAGGTGGAGAAGCTCCAGGCGAATACGCGCCAGGCCCTGCAGCTCGCCGACAAGGCCCGCAGCGATGGCGATGCGCAGAAGGCTCAGGAGTACGAGAACGCGGCCGAGGCGTTCGCCGCGCAGCTCGTCACGGCGGAGCAGTCCATCGAGGACACCAAGAGCCTGCACGACCAGGCGCTGCAGCAGGCGGCCCAGGCGAAGCAGGCCGTCGAGCGCAACGCGGCGCACTTGCAGCAGCAGGTCGCCGAGCGCTCCAAGCTTCTGTCGCAGCTCGAGCAAGCCAAGATGCAGGAAAAGGTCTCCGAGACCATGCAGTCGATGAACAGCCTGACCTCGAGCACCCCCAACCTCGACCAGGTGCGCGAGAAGATTGAGCGCCGATACGCGAACGCCCTTGGCCAGGCCGAGCTGGCACAGAACTCCGTGCAGGGGCGCATGGCGGAGGTGGAGCAGGCGGGCATCCAGATGGCCGGCCACGGCCGCCTCGAACAGATCCGCGCGGAGATGGCCGGTGAGCTGAGCTCCGGCGCGAAGCCGGCAATCGAGCAGGGCCAGTCCAGCGACGGGCAGTCGGGCGAAGCCGTGCAGGTATCGGACGACGCGGTTGCACAGCGCATGCGCGAGCTGCGTGGCGAGTAA
- a CDS encoding energy-coupling factor transporter transmembrane component T family protein: protein MIREVPLGVYVPGTTLLHRASPAAKFLALIVFIVAVTILPSQPWHTAAALAAVMFLYGLARIPWRIALRQFAPVLPLLLILGLYLWWQNGAHSAATTTLGLVATLAAANLFTLTTGMEELLEALEKTLAPLDRVGVPVETISLAIALTIRLIPLMFATVGEVLDARKARGAGFSLAAFGTPVVIRSIKRARDIGEALMARGAAD, encoded by the coding sequence ATGATCCGCGAGGTACCGCTCGGCGTCTACGTTCCCGGCACGACCCTCCTGCACAGGGCCAGCCCCGCGGCGAAGTTCCTCGCGCTCATCGTTTTCATCGTCGCCGTCACGATCCTCCCGAGCCAGCCCTGGCACACCGCCGCGGCGCTCGCGGCGGTCATGTTCCTCTACGGCCTCGCCCGGATCCCGTGGCGCATCGCGCTCCGGCAATTCGCCCCCGTGCTGCCGTTGCTCCTCATCCTCGGCCTGTACCTGTGGTGGCAAAACGGCGCGCACTCTGCCGCGACGACCACCTTGGGGCTCGTGGCCACCCTGGCGGCGGCGAACCTGTTCACTCTCACGACCGGGATGGAGGAGCTTCTCGAGGCGCTGGAGAAGACCCTCGCGCCCCTCGATCGCGTGGGAGTCCCCGTGGAGACGATCAGCCTCGCCATCGCCCTCACGATCAGGCTCATCCCCTTGATGTTCGCGACCGTCGGCGAGGTCCTTGACGCCCGGAAGGCGCGTGGGGCGGGGTTCTCTCTGGCCGCGTTTGGCACACCCGTCGTCATCCGCTCCATCAAGCGCGCCCGCGACATCGGCGAGGCGCTCATGGCGCGCGGCGCCGCCGACTAG
- a CDS encoding helix-turn-helix domain-containing protein: protein MATTTLLLDTPTQQLAQSAAPERAPLRESSPQREPLLREALGMSLRAYRADKGISLRQLAAEAMVSSGYLSELERGRKEVSSELLQSICAALGASVADVVFDAASNLSLQSLNDELEHAAPAAAEA, encoded by the coding sequence ATGGCAACGACAACTCTTCTCCTCGACACCCCGACGCAGCAGCTCGCGCAGTCCGCCGCTCCCGAACGCGCTCCGCTTCGTGAATCCTCTCCCCAGCGGGAGCCCCTTCTGCGCGAAGCCCTCGGGATGTCGCTGCGCGCCTACCGGGCCGACAAAGGCATCTCCTTGCGGCAGCTCGCGGCCGAGGCTATGGTGTCTTCTGGGTACCTGTCCGAACTCGAGCGCGGGCGGAAGGAAGTTTCCTCCGAACTTCTGCAGTCTATTTGCGCCGCGCTGGGGGCCAGCGTCGCCGACGTTGTCTTCGATGCCGCCTCGAACCTGTCCTTGCAATCGCTCAATGACGAGCTGGAGCACGCTGCGCCTGCCGCCGCCGAGGCTTAA